A window of Paraburkholderia megapolitana genomic DNA:
CGTGCCGCCAATTGCACCGAGATTCAGTGCGCCGGTCGCCTGGGTGCTCTGGCGTACGAGCCCGTATGTCACGTTCGACGGTAGATCGTAGACCGACAGATCGCCGTAGCCCGCTGTGCGCAGGACGCGTTGCAGCGCTACGCTGAAGTGCTGCGACGAGTAGCTGTATCCGAGCGCGTACTGCTGGCCCGACGAACAGCCAAGGCGGCTTTGCGACGCAGCGACGTTGAATACGCCAAACAAGCCGACACCGAGATCGAAGCCGAGCCCGCCAAGCGCAAACCGCTCGCCGCCTTCCACATGTCCATCCACGGTCAGAAAATCGGTCAGACCGTAGCGTGCCGTCCCCGACGCGGCGAATTTGCCGTACGAGAACGCCTGCATACCGTAGCCGCGACGCACCGCACCGACGGCCAGCGAATAGTCCGACAGCCCCTTCTGCAACAGCGTGTTGGCCACGTAAAACTGCACTGTCGTGGCGACCTGGCGGCCGAGCGCATCGGTCGTGACGACACTCGCTTCGCCCGCGCCGTTGATGAACGGTACGTCGTTCAGCGTGAATGGCCCGGGATTGACCTGACCCGAGGTCGTCTTGCTACCGTTGATGAACAGGTCGACGGCAGTCGGTACAGCCGCTTGTCCGGAGAACTGCGGCAGCGGATACGTGACGATATCGGGGCGCACTGTGAAGTCGCGTTCCACCGACACACCACCCAGCCGCACGACGCTGCTCCACGACAGCGCGCCGGTAATCAGGTCGCCCGCCGTATAAGAGAGCATGCGGTCCTGATCCGAGTAGCGCCAGAAGGTGTCGTAGCGCAGATAGCGATGGCTCGTCGAACCGCCAGCAGCGCCGGCATCGCGTCGGTAGACACCGTTGTTGACGACCGTTCCCCAGCGGTCGAACAGTCGCTGTTCGGCCCATGCGGAGGCGGAGCTCGGGCCGAGTGTCGGCGCTGCGGCATAGACGTCGTAGTTGAACAGCATGCCGAAGCTGACCGCAGCGGGCGTACGGTCGTACAGCCTGCCCTGGCCGACCGACTGTTGCGGCAACCAGTCTGGCGGTACGGTCAACTTCAAACGCTGCCCGATGCTGTCGTACTCCATCTGTACACCGCCGAGGCGGCTCAGATCGACTAGCTCATCCGGCGCTGAACCCGTGCGAACCGATACCGCCGCGAGATCGCGCGAGTACGCCTCGTAAACACCCTCCCGATAACGCACCGGTATCACATGTCCGGTCGGCAATTCGTTGACGACGAGCTCCAGGTAGAGTGTGCCGCTCTTTATCGGGTTGTTCGCAGACAGAGGCGCTTCTTCGTGGCGACCTGCAGGCATCGTCGATTCGGCCGCATGTGCGCTACCCGCTGCGGCAAACAGCATTTTCATCGACCATATCGCCGCACACCGGGGTAGCTTCCATCGGGCTTGCTGGTCGTCGTATCGCATCTGGATCGCTCCCGTCGCCATGTCGTCGGTTGTGTAGTGAGGCTTATTGGTTTGTATTGGCGGGAGCCGACTCGATTTCGACGTCAGTCTTGCCGTTGACCGTCGCAATCAACTTTGGCTTCGTCTCAAGCTTGACGGTATTGGGTAGCGCCCAACGCATCTGCGCACCGGGCAGCACATAGCCAAGCAAGCCATCCGCGAATTCGGCACGTGAGCCGTTTGTATCGAAAGCCACCTGCGTTATTCGCGCGTGCACCGGGCCGTGGTTCGACAGCACCAGCCAGCGCTTGCTGCCTTCACTCGCGACATGCCAGTGCAGTATCGGTCGCCCCGCCGTGGCGGGATCGCGGCGCTTGCTGGAATCTTCCTTGCGCCATAAGCCGTCGCCGTAGACGAAGAGCGGTATCGAGTAGTGCATCTGGAACTTCACGCCAAGCGACACCACGTTGGATGGCGAGGACGCGTCCTCATCCGGCTGAGGAATTTCGTCGATGAGCACGCGATAGGCTTCCTCGGTACCGGGTGCGACATCGGCGAGACGGGTCAAACGAATCAGCTGACGCTTGCCTGGCGGTACCGTTGTCATTGGCGGACTGCCGGCAACGCGATCCTGGTCCTCGTCATAGACATCCTTGAAGTCCGCTTCGCGCCAGCCGAGCACCCGTACCTGCAGCGTGACCGGTTTGTTGTCGCGGTTTTCCAGCCATAGCGCGGCTGCGCGTTGAGCGCTTTCAATGACGGGATCGATCGGCCAGATCATGACGGACATCGCCGCGCACACGTGCAGGCTCGCGAAAGATGCGATTGCCGTTGCGAGTGCTAGCCACGCGCTGCGCCTCGCACGGGTGCGGCACAACGAAACGCTTATTGTTATAGGTGAATTCATGCTGGATTCCTGATCGTTTTAGTAACTCAAAGTGATTTGCAGGGTGTCCGTATAGGTACCTGCAGGCACGGCGCCACCAGGCAGCGTCACCGCACCGAATACCTGCCTGAACTCTACTGGCTGCCCTATCCCGATCGCCTGCGTGCGAGCGGCGTCAGCAAAAATCTGGTACGCGATTCGCGCGCTGCCGTTCGCCAGATTGCGTTGCGTGTTGCGCGCATCCGGGTTGGCTCCGCCGTCGATCCGCATCGTGAGTCTCGCGCCCCCCGTACAAACGAACCGGATTCCACCATCGACGAACGCGTCTGTTGCCAGCTCCCTTGAGACTGCGGGATGGACGCCGAAGTTGAGCGTGCCGAGCTCAAAGTTATTGCGCGGACCTCCACCCGCCACCCTGCAACCCCGGACGATCTCGGCGCTCACCGTCAAGTTATGGGTTGTCTGTGCGTGACCCGAGGCAGGCAGCACGGCAATGCCCAGCAGAAAAGCCACACGTCGAATGATTTTCATGAGGATCACGAGCAGAGGCTCATCCTGCGGCTCGCAAGCCAACCGCAGGACTGAACCGGTTAAAAGCGGCTTGTGCTTACCAGCCGAGCGTGACGCCCAGCACGTCGATATAGGTGCCCGCGGCAAGAGCCGAGGAACTCGTTTTGTTCGCAACGCCGAACACAGGTATCGGGAATGCGCTGCCCGGTGTCGGAACCCTGACAGCCTGCTCCGCGCCTGCCACGTACTGCCGCGAATTCAGGTTGTCCGCGAATACCTCATAGGGGACAAAGCTCGTGCCGTTCGTGAGTGCGCGCGTGCCGTTGCCGATGCCCGTTCCCGCGCCACCGTTCTGCCCCGCGTCGACCGTTACGTTCACGGACGTAATATCCGGCGAGCAGGTCACCTGAGTGGAATTCGGCCCTCTACCCGTCGCGGCATTCAGCGAGCCGGTGAAACCACTCGGTTGCGTACCGAAATCGAGCGTGCCCCAGTTGCCCTGACCGACCGAACCGCGGCCCGCGTCGATCGCGCATCCTCTCTCCAGCACCAACGTCGAGTTGATTACGCCCGTGAGGGGATTGGGATTGATCTGCGCGTGCACACCTGCGCAGAGCGACGCGCAGGCGAAAGCCGCCCACACTTTCCTGTGAGTTTTCATGGCTACTTCCTTCTTGAGTATTAAAAGAAACGACCTGCCGTACTTACCTGCCTCACCAGTCGAGCGTGATGCCGAGTAAATCCTGATAGTCCCCCGCGGGTATCGCCTCGTCGCGGCTGTTGACGACGCCGTACAGCGGCAACGTCACGCCGCGACCACGCCTGTCGATGACGAATGCCTGCGGCAGAAGCGGTACATACGGTTCGCTGCGCGCCGCATCGCGGTAGACGTTGTAGGGAATCTGACCGACCGCGTGGCCGAGCGCGTCGCGCCTGACGAGATAGCGGGTCGACTGGTTGCCATTGCGGCCGCTGTCGACCGACACCCTGAAGCCGCTGACTTCCGGACTACAGATGATCTGCACGGTGTCGTTAGATGTCGCCCTGCTGTCGGCCGTCAGATAGTCGGACCAGAGTGGCCCTTGTGCACCAAAATCGAGCCGGCCAAAATTCGCGCTGCCAACCACGCCTGCGATTGCGCAGCCACGATCGACCTGAAGACTCACCTGCATCGCGCCCGCCATCTGGCCCGACGGCACGGCAGTGAAAGGCCACGCGATCGCCACTCCCCCAATCATCTGCATCACTCGTTTGCGCATGCCATTTCCTGTTGTTTAAGTTGATCGATCGTCGGATAGCAGTGCCACACGGTATTCGATGAGCCCGGAACTATCAGCAGTTCGAGCACATGTCCGTGCGATCTTTTGGAAACCTTGTTGAGGTATAAGTAAACGAATTGCAGGCGATGTGAAGAAATGTCACTTATGCGGATTTATTTTTGGTTCGCCGCGGTGTGAGGAGTCGCCCATGCTCTGGAAGATGGGCGAACATTGGATGGGGATGAGATGAAGGCAAGCGGTAGCGCGCTCACCGGGCCGCTCGTGAGTATCACGAGGGCCAGGATAGAAACAGGGATCAGCTAGAAGCGGAACAACGCAGCAGGCGTGTCGACCAACACTTGTCGCCGCTCTTCGGCATCGGGTAGCAACTGTTCCATGTACGCATACGCTACGTCGTAATTAATCGACGACTCATAACCGACGTGTGGCCAGTCGCTGCCCCACAGCAACCGACGCGGCCCGAAGGTTTCGCGCAGCGGTTGTATCAGTTGCAATCCGGTTGCCTGCCAGCGCCCGGGGGCGTCGTTGCGATACGCGCCGGAAATCTTGACCCACACGCGCCCGCTACCCGCCGTGGTGAGCAGATAGCGGAAGCCGGGGTCGGCGGCACCGAGCTTTGGATCGGGACGCCCGAAATGGTCAATCGATATGTCGATACCTTCAGCGAGCAACGGCGGCAACAGCGCCGGTAGCCGCCGTGCCTCCGCGTGCAGTTCGATCTGCCAGCCCTCTTCGCGCAACCGCGGAAACAACGTGCGCCACGTCTGCGTCGAGAAATCGGGATCGGGGTGATCGATCAGGTTCAGACGAATCCCGCGCGCGCCCGCTTGCGACCATTCGGCGATCCGCTCGACATCGGTGGCGGGATCGAGCACGACGATGCCGCGCAGGCGCTGCGGATACTGCTTGAGCGCGGCCAGCAGATAGGTGTTATCAGTGCCGAGAAAGCTGGGTTGAATGAGCACGCCGTTCGACATCCGGTGTGCATCGAGCAATGCGAGGTAGCGCTCGAGCGGTGCATCGTAGCTGATCGAATAACGGTGGCCAGCAACCAGCGGCAGATTCTTCAGGAACACGTGAGCGTGCGTATCGATGCCCGTGATGCGGCGCGCCTCGCCGCCCGTCGTCGATGCACATCCCGCGAGTATTTGCGACGCAGCCAGACCGGCCAGCGCGCCGTTGAACGACCGCCTTGAAACCATCGTTGTCTCCGTTTTTTATGAGGCGGCGTAGTTCACCACACCGCCGGCACGCATGATTCGCGTCTTCCTGGTGCCCCGCTATTCGCCCTTGTCCGCATAAAGCGCGTCGAGCCGGTCGAACGCCGGTTTGTCGACCAGTCGTTGACGTTCGCCAAACGGCGCGACCAGTGCGGGATCTTCGTTCAGTTGTCCGTTGTCGCGCAGCGTCGTCAGCGCGTTCTGCATGCCTTTTACCGCGCCCTGCAATGCGGCGTTTGCATACAGCACCACGCCATAACCCAGCTTCTGCAACGCATCGCGCGACAGCGTCGGAGTCTTTCCGCCAATCACGATGTTGATCAGTTGCGGCGCATTGAATAGCCCCGGCAAACGTTCGACGTCGGCCAGCGTTTCGGTCGCTTCGATAAAGAGAATGTCGGCGCCGGCCTCGACGAAACGATGCGCGCGTTCGATTGCGGCATCGATGCCGTGCACCGCGGCTGCATCGGTACGCGCGACGATCTGCAGATTCTCATCGGTGCGTGCATCGACCGCCGCGCGAATCTTGCCGAGCATTTCTCCCGTCGAGACCACTTCTTTCCCTGAAAAATGTCCGCATTTCTTCGGCATCACCTGGTCTTCGAACTGGATCGCATCGGCACCGGATCGTTCGAGCGTACGCACCGTATGTCGTACGTTCAGTGCGTTGCCAAACCCCGTATCTGCATCGACGATGATCGGCAGCGACACCGCATCGCGCACCCACGCAGTGTGCTCGGCGATCTCGCGCAAGCCCACGAAGCCCAGGTCGGGCAGACCGAGCGACATGTTGGTCACGCCGGCGCCGGTCAGATAAATGGCCTCGAAACCGAGATCGGCGATGATCCGCGCACTCAGCGCGTTGAACGCACCCGCGACGAGCAGTGCCTCGCGGGCAGCGACCTTGCGGCGAAACGCCGCGCGACGGACAGCGGTGGTATCGGACATATCAGTGACTCATCGGTTGACACGGGAAAGGGGAAGCCGCTCCGGCAGGAAGCGCGGATACAGCCTGGCGGTACGTCAGCGTACGCGAAGGCTAGTAAATCGTCTCCAGTGCGGGTTGGTGTCGGCCTGGTATCGGGTTGCGCATGGATAAGACCGAGCGCTGTGTGCCGATATTATGAACGAACAGGATAAACATCTACTATGGTTAAGATACTTATTCATATGGGGAAGTTATGGAAATTTGCCCATCGGGAAACGCCCGGGGCGAACGAGCGAGATGTTTCGTCTACACTGATCGCGCCTAAAAACGCTGTCTTTACCCACTGCAACCCGATCAACCCATGCAAAGCGGCATCCATTTCGATCTGAAGGCGCTCGAGGTCTTCGTGGTGGTCGTCGAATCCGGCGGCATGACTGCGGCCGGGCAGCGGCTCGGCATCACGCAGTCGTCCGTTTCCCAAACGCTGTCGAACCTCGAGCAGGCACTCAACCTGCAACTGCTCGACCGCTCGCAGCGCCCGCCGATGCTCACGCCAGGCGG
This region includes:
- a CDS encoding fimbrial biogenesis chaperone; the protein is MNSPITISVSLCRTRARRSAWLALATAIASFASLHVCAAMSVMIWPIDPVIESAQRAAALWLENRDNKPVTLQVRVLGWREADFKDVYDEDQDRVAGSPPMTTVPPGKRQLIRLTRLADVAPGTEEAYRVLIDEIPQPDEDASSPSNVVSLGVKFQMHYSIPLFVYGDGLWRKEDSSKRRDPATAGRPILHWHVASEGSKRWLVLSNHGPVHARITQVAFDTNGSRAEFADGLLGYVLPGAQMRWALPNTVKLETKPKLIATVNGKTDVEIESAPANTNQ
- a CDS encoding isocitrate lyase/PEP mutase family protein produces the protein MSDTTAVRRAAFRRKVAAREALLVAGAFNALSARIIADLGFEAIYLTGAGVTNMSLGLPDLGFVGLREIAEHTAWVRDAVSLPIIVDADTGFGNALNVRHTVRTLERSGADAIQFEDQVMPKKCGHFSGKEVVSTGEMLGKIRAAVDARTDENLQIVARTDAAAVHGIDAAIERAHRFVEAGADILFIEATETLADVERLPGLFNAPQLINIVIGGKTPTLSRDALQKLGYGVVLYANAALQGAVKGMQNALTTLRDNGQLNEDPALVAPFGERQRLVDKPAFDRLDALYADKGE
- a CDS encoding Csu type fimbrial protein translates to MKIIRRVAFLLGIAVLPASGHAQTTHNLTVSAEIVRGCRVAGGGPRNNFELGTLNFGVHPAVSRELATDAFVDGGIRFVCTGGARLTMRIDGGANPDARNTQRNLANGSARIAYQIFADAARTQAIGIGQPVEFRQVFGAVTLPGGAVPAGTYTDTLQITLSY
- a CDS encoding spore coat protein U domain-containing protein; this encodes MKTHRKVWAAFACASLCAGVHAQINPNPLTGVINSTLVLERGCAIDAGRGSVGQGNWGTLDFGTQPSGFTGSLNAATGRGPNSTQVTCSPDITSVNVTVDAGQNGGAGTGIGNGTRALTNGTSFVPYEVFADNLNSRQYVAGAEQAVRVPTPGSAFPIPVFGVANKTSSSALAAGTYIDVLGVTLGW
- a CDS encoding amidohydrolase family protein, whose translation is MVSRRSFNGALAGLAASQILAGCASTTGGEARRITGIDTHAHVFLKNLPLVAGHRYSISYDAPLERYLALLDAHRMSNGVLIQPSFLGTDNTYLLAALKQYPQRLRGIVVLDPATDVERIAEWSQAGARGIRLNLIDHPDPDFSTQTWRTLFPRLREEGWQIELHAEARRLPALLPPLLAEGIDISIDHFGRPDPKLGAADPGFRYLLTTAGSGRVWVKISGAYRNDAPGRWQATGLQLIQPLRETFGPRRLLWGSDWPHVGYESSINYDVAYAYMEQLLPDAEERRQVLVDTPAALFRF
- a CDS encoding Csu type fimbrial protein, which codes for MRKRVMQMIGGVAIAWPFTAVPSGQMAGAMQVSLQVDRGCAIAGVVGSANFGRLDFGAQGPLWSDYLTADSRATSNDTVQIICSPEVSGFRVSVDSGRNGNQSTRYLVRRDALGHAVGQIPYNVYRDAARSEPYVPLLPQAFVIDRRGRGVTLPLYGVVNSRDEAIPAGDYQDLLGITLDW
- a CDS encoding fimbria/pilus outer membrane usher protein, with protein sequence MRYDDQQARWKLPRCAAIWSMKMLFAAAGSAHAAESTMPAGRHEEAPLSANNPIKSGTLYLELVVNELPTGHVIPVRYREGVYEAYSRDLAAVSVRTGSAPDELVDLSRLGGVQMEYDSIGQRLKLTVPPDWLPQQSVGQGRLYDRTPAAVSFGMLFNYDVYAAAPTLGPSSASAWAEQRLFDRWGTVVNNGVYRRDAGAAGGSTSHRYLRYDTFWRYSDQDRMLSYTAGDLITGALSWSSVVRLGGVSVERDFTVRPDIVTYPLPQFSGQAAVPTAVDLFINGSKTTSGQVNPGPFTLNDVPFINGAGEASVVTTDALGRQVATTVQFYVANTLLQKGLSDYSLAVGAVRRGYGMQAFSYGKFAASGTARYGLTDFLTVDGHVEGGERFALGGLGFDLGVGLFGVFNVAASQSRLGCSSGQQYALGYSYSSQHFSVALQRVLRTAGYGDLSVYDLPSNVTYGLVRQSTQATGALNLGAIGGTLGAGYFDVRGAHGSRTRIVNLSHSRPILGRATLYASVNRTIGNQGIAAQAQLILPLGNQGTVTTGFARDENRRWSERVQYSRNVPSDGGFGWNLAYAGGGSHYQQADATWRNRYFQAQGGAYGSRAGQSYTRWAEVQGSIVMMDGRVLPANRVDDAFVLVSTQGQRDIPVRYENQLVGTTDRSGHLLVPWAPSFYAAKYEIDPLGLPGNMQVPVVERRVAVRNRSGALVTFPIEKIVSARIMLVDGAGTPLKVGARVVHEESNQTSLVGWNGETYFANLSALNHLRVTTTDGRECRAAFPVDRDAAEISRVGPLVCSE